TTGCCGGAGTTAAATTGCCGCCGGCAGCCGCCATGACTGCACTCGTTTCTGATAGTCCTTGCAACCTAAGCAGGATTTGGTTATTTTTCATCTCATAAGCCATTTGCGTCACAGCTAGCTCTGATTCGGCTTGGTTAACGAGCTGATGACGCAACTGTGAATTAAGTAAAAAAGTCGTGATTCCCACTACTGCCGATACGGTTACAAACTCTGAAAATAGTAATGCAATGAGTTGCTTGCGGCGAATGGGCTGATTATAAAACCATTTAGGGATTTTAAATCTAAAATTTTTAATTTTTAAGGAAGAATGGCGAAGCGCTAACCAAGAATGCTCCTGTGTTCCCCCGTTCCCCGCCTCTATTGATTCAGACGAAGACACCGTTACGTCATCTAAAAAAGCTCCACCCACGTCCCTATGACCCTTGTTCTTCTGCTCCCCTTGGCAGCCGGTAATGCTGCCAAATACACCCCCAGGATCGGCAGCCACCACTTCCTGATAAAGCGTCCGGGCTTCCTCAAAGCGACCTTCTTGATCCAAAGCTTCAGCCAGTTGTATTTTAGCGGCCCAATCTATCCGGTCACGTTCTGCTTGCGCTTCGAGTATCTCAGCCCTTTGCAGAATTGGAGTAGGACTATCGCCATTTTTTTGGGTCATGTTAGATTTTAAATTTTAGATTTTAGATTCTAAATTTTAGATTTTTTAACGCCGCTTGGCTAGTAGTAAATATCCCTAACTGATTCGCTCAACAATTTATACTGAGTTTGTGCCTATTACTTCTTTTTTTAAGCAAGGGAAGCGTGACTTTATCGAACCCTGACCCTACATAGGGCTTAGAATTTACGATTAACTCTCTACGATACGCAAAGCCGCGAAAAGTGCTGACACATTCAGCACGGCAACAGGTAAATCCTCGATTTCAATGAGACCTGTTAAAAATGAACTAAAAGCCGGTGAAAAGCTGGCTGGTATCGGGTCAAGTTTTTCTGGGTTAAGCGACACGATGCCTTTAAGCGTCGATACCACACAAGCCAGCCTGGGGGAGGCGTGATCTGCCTTGGCACCGGCAGGGTTCGGGTTGATCACCAACAGCGTTAAACGATCACGCTTTCGATACTGAATGGATGAGGGCACAAGTCCGAGTAAATCAGTCAGTAAATCTGCTAACTCTAGCACCCATAGTAACTGTCCGCGCTGATTTACCACGCCTAATAAAGCCGATGTGACTCCGGGAACCGGACAAATATCGCTCACGGCTAAAGTCATAACTTCGGAAACACTCTCTAAGGGCAAGGCTAATTGTACGGATTGCCGTAGTTGAATACGAAAATAGTCTTTTACCATAATTAGATAGAAAGAATGAAATAAAGTAAAAGCTAAATTTTTCTTTACTTTTCTCCCGCTCTCTTCTCTTTAAGCACCGGCACAATTTTTCTCGGCATTTCGGCTGGCTGGGTATTTGTATAAGGCATTGCAGCTACCGGCATGAGTTATTGCACTTTTTTATCACAATTCAGTTGTTTATGTTAGGTTTCTATTAATTTGTAATTTATTCGTGATTAAATTATTTATTTTTGTAAACTATTATTTTTTTGTAAATTATTATAAGCTTAAACTCAAGTTGTATTTTGTCCGACGCTGTCATCTAATTTTAGTTGTTTTATCATGATAGTCATCAATTATTTGTATTGCAAGCAACTATTTTCTAAAAAAGTATTGAACGTCCCTAAATGTTCTTCAATCATTAAAATACCAAAAATCAGTAGATCGGTTTATCGGTAAAAGTCGCTACCGGCAAGTTTTGCCCATTTTCTTTATCCACTAAATAATTTAAACCCGTAAAATACCGATGAAAAAAGGTTCCTTAGTATTTTTTAATTTTACAAGCCTTAAGAACGATTTCTCGCCGGCACATCAGTACACATCGAGAAATGAGAACACTGAATGGATCTGTATAAATACGAATTGAGGAGATTGAAAAGGCAGTAGAAATACGAACTGAGGTTTCAGTGTAAACACGGCCAATGTCAAAGGAGGGTGAAACGTTTTAAGTATTTACCCAGCAACCAGAAGCCTTGCCACCGGCAGTGGGAAACGCGCAGGTCTCCCAGCTAAGATACTGGAAACGCTCTCCTTAACATTGAGAGTGTGTCACGCTGTTATTGTGAGTGCTCACAAAGGGAGCAAATTTAATTATGACCTTCGATTACGACCTATTTGTGATTGGTGCGGGTTCTGGGGGGCTGGCAGCTTCCAAACGAGCAGCCTCCTATGGAGCTAAGGTAGCGATTGCAGAAGGCGATTTAGTGGGCGGAACCTGTGTGATTCGAGGTTGCGTTCCGAAAAAACTGATGGTGTATGCCTCAAGCTTCTCCCATCTCTATGAAGATGCGCTGGGTTACGGCTGGGGGAAAGTTGAACCCAGTTTCGACTGGAAAAAACTGACTGAAGTGGTAGACAAAGAAGTTCGTCGGTTAAGCCAACTGCATATTAGTTTCCTAGAAAAAGCCGGCGTAGAGCTATTTCCAGGCTATGGCAAACTCTTAGACGCCCATACCGTAGAAGTGGGCGATCGCAAATTCACGGCTGACAAAATTCTGATTGCCGTGGGGGGACACCCTGTCAAGCCTGACAGACCGGGCATGGAGTATACAATCAGCTCTGATGGTATGTTCCACTTGCCGGAACAACCCAAACGTTTTGTCGCCATTGGTGCCGGCTATATCGCGGTGGAATTCGCTTGTATTATGAACGGTCTAGGTTCAGAAGTTACTCTGATCAACCGGCAAGAAAAAATATTGCGCGGGTTTGATGAGGATCTTCGCACCGGCATTCAGGATGGCATGAGCAAACACGGGATTCGCTTTATCTCTGGTTTAGAAGATCACACACTCAGTATCGAAAAGCAACCAGACGGGCTGAAGGTAACTGTATCAGTCGGCGGTCAAGAACAGACAGTCATGGCAGACGCGATTTTGTGTGCCACCGGACGCAAGCCAAATATCAGTAAGCTGGGTTTAGAAAATGCCGGTGTGGAAATCATCAACGATGCCATTGCCGTCAAATCCGACAGCAGCACCAGCCAACCCAATATCTTTGCCGTCGGTGACTGCACTGATCGGCTGAATCTAACGCCGGTTGCCATTGCCGAAGGGCGGGCGTTTGCAGATACCGAATTCGGACATACCCCGCGCCATATCAGTCATTCCAATGTGGCGACTGCAGTGTTTTCTCAACCGGAAGGCGGCACAGTTGGTTTAACGGAAGCCGAAGCACGGGAAAAATTAGGGGATGCGGTGAAGATTTATCGCGCCAGTTTCCGCCCTATGTTTCACAGTCTCACCGGCGCTGATGAGAAAACAATGGTGAAATTAGTCGTCGATAGTACCACTGAGCGTGTACTGGGCGCTCACATGGTTGGCAAAGACAGCGCTGAAGTCATGCAAGGTCTGGCAATTGCGATTAATATGGGAGCCACTAAAAAAGACTTCGATGCCACTATTGGTATCCATCCCTCAACGGCAGAGGAGTTCGTCACTTTGCGATAGATATTCATCTGTCTGTTGTCGGCATCTTGCC
This DNA window, taken from Microcoleus sp. FACHB-68, encodes the following:
- the gor gene encoding glutathione-disulfide reductase, with the translated sequence MTFDYDLFVIGAGSGGLAASKRAASYGAKVAIAEGDLVGGTCVIRGCVPKKLMVYASSFSHLYEDALGYGWGKVEPSFDWKKLTEVVDKEVRRLSQLHISFLEKAGVELFPGYGKLLDAHTVEVGDRKFTADKILIAVGGHPVKPDRPGMEYTISSDGMFHLPEQPKRFVAIGAGYIAVEFACIMNGLGSEVTLINRQEKILRGFDEDLRTGIQDGMSKHGIRFISGLEDHTLSIEKQPDGLKVTVSVGGQEQTVMADAILCATGRKPNISKLGLENAGVEIINDAIAVKSDSSTSQPNIFAVGDCTDRLNLTPVAIAEGRAFADTEFGHTPRHISHSNVATAVFSQPEGGTVGLTEAEAREKLGDAVKIYRASFRPMFHSLTGADEKTMVKLVVDSTTERVLGAHMVGKDSAEVMQGLAIAINMGATKKDFDATIGIHPSTAEEFVTLR
- a CDS encoding chemotaxis protein CheW; translation: MVKDYFRIQLRQSVQLALPLESVSEVMTLAVSDICPVPGVTSALLGVVNQRGQLLWVLELADLLTDLLGLVPSSIQYRKRDRLTLLVINPNPAGAKADHASPRLACVVSTLKGIVSLNPEKLDPIPASFSPAFSSFLTGLIEIEDLPVAVLNVSALFAALRIVES